Proteins co-encoded in one Calditrichota bacterium genomic window:
- a CDS encoding transglutaminase domain-containing protein, producing the protein MSRMNPPALVALLMLSLLPIQAGASGAPNLLWDFGPARKSYRFYFNKFHNPILTQLREQYALEGVIAGARSDLERVERLARWVSLRWVHSREARPQKADPLAILDRASRGERFACLEYSFVLAGCLNSVGIRARVIDLMPLDVESRRIGAVHVVVEAFLPDRRKWVMADGQFGAVPVLKGYPLNAVELQAVLAKGTSGLTFVGLADSLDAGYREWIVEYLHFFQTLFDGRIHGTQLPKRVRGGLILVPLGSERPRTFLGSESPVKDQTSVLAEFYARPE; encoded by the coding sequence ATGTCCCGAATGAACCCTCCTGCGCTTGTCGCATTGCTGATGCTGTCGCTGCTTCCAATTCAAGCCGGTGCATCCGGGGCGCCCAACCTCCTCTGGGACTTCGGACCAGCTCGTAAGTCCTATCGCTTCTACTTCAACAAGTTTCATAATCCTATCTTGACTCAGTTGCGCGAGCAGTATGCTCTCGAAGGGGTGATTGCTGGTGCGCGCAGTGACCTCGAGCGGGTGGAACGGCTTGCCAGGTGGGTCTCATTGCGCTGGGTGCATAGCAGGGAGGCTCGTCCGCAAAAAGCCGATCCGTTGGCTATTCTCGATCGGGCTTCCCGCGGCGAACGATTTGCCTGTCTGGAGTATTCTTTCGTCCTTGCGGGCTGTCTCAACAGTGTTGGAATCAGGGCGAGGGTGATCGACCTCATGCCTTTGGATGTCGAAAGTCGCCGCATCGGCGCGGTCCATGTCGTAGTAGAGGCCTTTCTTCCCGATAGACGAAAGTGGGTAATGGCAGACGGGCAGTTTGGAGCCGTTCCGGTTCTCAAAGGCTACCCTCTCAATGCCGTCGAACTGCAAGCGGTGCTCGCCAAAGGCACTTCGGGGCTCACCTTTGTCGGACTTGCGGACTCGCTCGACGCAGGTTACCGCGAATGGATTGTGGAGTATCTCCATTTCTTTCAGACGCTATTCGATGGACGCATCCATGGGACCCAGCTTCCCAAGCGAGTGCGGGGCGGGTTGATACTTGTTCCGCTCGGTTCGGAGCGCCCGCGGACGTTCCTGGGCAGTGAGTCGCCGGTTAAGGATCAGACCAGTGTCCTGGCTGAATTCTATGCCCGGCCCGAGTAG
- a CDS encoding PEGA domain-containing protein — MALTDRFEIESPIHVGQIATAYPAWQKSLDRKVLLKVIHPQWSRDTELVERFRREGQAVARLDHPNIVRIFDSGVEEGLAYLALEWIDGRTLGDLIAEGPLPQHEVLRIGRETLAGLAAVHRAGLVHRDLKPDNILLDREGRIKLADFSLAGFGEQSALTSHGAIVGSPAYLAPELLEGEVAAPVSDLYGLGVVLYEALTGTNPYHAPDPMASLDLIRRRSLQPLGQNPAIDPKLANLIDLLLERDPVRRPADAEIALQSLALNSNGNGDLPIVEYPHPPVASTLKPPEQPKSRTISQRLVLIGSGVLAILAMVISALTWKGRDNVPSSEQSEALVNRTDSFQSQPPLTSNLSPTNLPERSAEGAPLPQAQPLTPHTDEKSLDKDDTTTPLMQTGTLRITALPWAEVSLDDSLLGLTPLTQIKLMPGRYRLHFTHPNYPSIERSIQVNSRQDANLEIDFAAETMALTIAANPWGVLWIDGDSLGLLPREMPANLLPGAHLLVVRHPDYAEWSDVIGANAGEHLLIRVDLPSGTMIATNLNRESGK, encoded by the coding sequence ATGGCGCTGACCGACCGCTTTGAGATCGAATCCCCGATCCACGTCGGGCAGATTGCAACGGCTTATCCAGCCTGGCAGAAGAGCCTTGATCGCAAGGTCCTGCTGAAGGTCATCCACCCCCAGTGGTCCCGGGACACCGAGTTAGTCGAGCGCTTTCGTCGGGAAGGCCAGGCCGTGGCGCGGCTCGACCACCCCAACATCGTTCGCATCTTCGACTCCGGGGTCGAGGAGGGACTGGCTTACCTCGCCCTCGAGTGGATTGATGGTCGCACGTTGGGCGATCTTATTGCGGAAGGACCACTTCCTCAGCACGAAGTGCTCCGCATCGGGCGCGAAACCCTTGCTGGTCTGGCGGCTGTGCACCGTGCCGGTTTGGTGCATCGCGACCTTAAGCCGGATAACATTCTGCTCGATCGCGAGGGGCGCATCAAACTTGCAGACTTCTCGCTTGCCGGCTTTGGCGAACAAAGTGCTCTTACCAGCCACGGCGCTATTGTCGGCTCGCCCGCCTATCTTGCGCCCGAACTACTCGAGGGAGAAGTTGCCGCTCCGGTGTCCGACCTCTATGGCCTCGGAGTCGTTCTCTATGAAGCGTTGACCGGCACCAACCCTTATCACGCCCCCGATCCAATGGCGAGTCTCGATTTGATTCGCCGGCGGAGCCTTCAGCCGCTTGGTCAGAATCCGGCAATAGACCCTAAACTGGCAAACCTAATCGACCTGCTTCTCGAGCGCGACCCCGTCCGGCGCCCCGCCGATGCTGAGATTGCCCTCCAGAGCCTTGCGTTGAATAGCAACGGCAATGGTGACCTCCCTATTGTTGAATACCCACATCCACCCGTCGCCTCTACACTCAAGCCCCCGGAACAACCGAAGTCACGGACAATTTCGCAGCGCCTTGTGCTTATCGGATCCGGTGTGCTCGCAATATTGGCAATGGTTATATCGGCACTGACCTGGAAAGGAAGAGACAATGTGCCATCTTCCGAACAGTCTGAGGCCTTGGTGAATAGGACGGACTCCTTCCAGTCCCAGCCGCCTCTAACTTCTAACTTAAGTCCCACAAACCTCCCCGAGAGGAGTGCCGAAGGTGCGCCTTTGCCTCAGGCGCAGCCATTAACCCCTCACACAGATGAGAAGTCATTGGATAAGGATGATACTACAACACCCTTAATGCAAACCGGCACTTTACGTATCACGGCTTTGCCATGGGCGGAAGTCTCGCTGGACGACAGTCTCCTCGGATTGACGCCATTAACGCAGATCAAACTTATGCCCGGCCGATATCGCCTTCACTTCACTCATCCTAACTACCCATCGATCGAGCGTTCGATTCAGGTTAACAGCAGGCAGGACGCCAATCTGGAGATCGACTTTGCGGCCGAGACTATGGCCCTGACCATTGCGGCAAATCCTTGGGGTGTCCTATGGATCGATGGCGATTCGCTCGGCTTGCTGCCCCGTGAGATGCCGGCCAATCTCCTTCCCGGGGCACACCTCCTGGTGGTCCGCCATCCTGACTATGCCGAGTGGTCTGACGTTATCGGTGCCAATGCCGGAGAGCACCTTCTGATTAGGGTTGACTTGCCTTCCGGCACAATGATTGCTACTAATCTCAATCGGGAGAGTGGCAAATGA